Proteins from a genomic interval of Kitasatospora herbaricolor:
- the trpC gene encoding indole-3-glycerol phosphate synthase TrpC, producing MSVLDEIIDGVRADLAERQAQVSLDQLKELAAKAPVAKDGVAALRGDGVRVICEVKRSSPSKGALAAIADPAALALDYAAGGAAAISVLTEQRRFGGSLADLDSVRAAVDTPLLRKDFIVTAYQLWEARAHGADLALLIVAALDQPALVSLIERAESIGLTPLVEVHDEEEIARAVDAGAKIIGVNARNLKTLEVDRNTFGNVVDSIPAHIVKVAESGVRGPHDLIAYANLGADAVLVGESLVTGKDPKAAVADLVAAGAHPALRNTGRG from the coding sequence GTGAGTGTGCTCGACGAGATCATCGACGGGGTCCGTGCGGACCTCGCGGAGCGGCAGGCCCAGGTCTCCCTGGACCAGCTCAAGGAGCTCGCCGCCAAGGCTCCCGTCGCCAAGGACGGCGTGGCCGCCCTGCGCGGCGACGGGGTGCGGGTGATCTGCGAGGTCAAGCGCTCCAGCCCCTCCAAGGGCGCTCTGGCCGCGATCGCGGACCCGGCGGCCCTGGCGCTCGACTACGCGGCCGGCGGCGCCGCCGCGATCAGTGTGCTGACCGAGCAGCGCCGCTTCGGCGGTTCGCTCGCCGACCTGGACAGCGTCCGGGCGGCGGTCGACACCCCGCTGCTGCGCAAGGACTTCATCGTCACCGCGTACCAGCTCTGGGAGGCCCGCGCCCACGGCGCCGACCTCGCGCTGCTGATCGTCGCCGCCCTCGACCAGCCGGCCCTGGTGTCGCTGATCGAGCGCGCCGAGTCGATCGGCCTGACCCCGCTGGTCGAGGTGCACGACGAGGAGGAGATCGCCCGCGCGGTCGACGCCGGCGCGAAGATCATCGGCGTCAACGCCCGCAACCTCAAGACCCTCGAGGTCGACCGCAACACCTTCGGCAACGTCGTGGACAGCATCCCGGCGCACATCGTCAAGGTGGCCGAGTCGGGCGTCCGCGGTCCGCACGACCTGATCGCGTACGCCAACCTCGGCGCCGACGCGGTGCTGGTCGGCGAGTCCCTGGTGACCGGCAAGGACCCGAAGGCGGCCGTCGCCGACCTGGTCGCGGCCGGCGCCCACCCCGCGCTGCGCAACACCGGCCGGGGCTGA